One part of the bacterium genome encodes these proteins:
- a CDS encoding 1-acyl-sn-glycerol-3-phosphate acyltransferase: MTKKECIASPTLAETKSQRLWLQYPSTVIHIFIFCCNLLLFHPLLLVARLFGERALDWVMNFHCLIHLFNIRLTGARYTIQKSKHISPEKPLILVSNHQAMYDIPLIIWNMKSRRPKFISKKESASFIPSISFALRRGGHLLIDRNKKRDAIRRIQEFGKAQEAQTGAICIFPEGTRSPNGAMRPFKAAGVISLLESMPNAQIIPVTVDGTGAVVGKQLLPIGLGARILLHIHDPLNREGKSSEEIVSEAESTIQQRLEMWRKAS; the protein is encoded by the coding sequence ATGACTAAAAAAGAATGTATCGCTTCTCCAACACTAGCGGAAACAAAGAGTCAACGACTATGGCTACAATATCCTTCTACGGTAATACACATATTCATATTCTGTTGTAACTTGCTGCTTTTTCATCCCCTGCTTTTGGTTGCAAGGCTGTTTGGTGAAAGAGCACTCGACTGGGTGATGAATTTTCATTGTCTGATCCATCTCTTCAATATTCGACTGACGGGAGCCCGCTATACAATTCAGAAAAGCAAGCATATCTCACCAGAAAAGCCCCTGATCTTGGTATCAAATCATCAAGCGATGTACGATATTCCACTGATCATCTGGAATATGAAATCACGTCGTCCCAAGTTTATCTCAAAAAAAGAGTCAGCATCGTTCATCCCCTCTATATCATTTGCTCTTCGCCGCGGTGGGCACTTACTTATTGATCGGAACAAGAAAAGAGATGCGATCAGGCGAATTCAAGAATTTGGTAAAGCGCAAGAAGCTCAGACTGGGGCAATTTGCATATTCCCAGAAGGCACTCGCTCACCGAATGGCGCTATGCGCCCATTTAAGGCGGCGGGAGTCATCTCTTTACTTGAGTCGATGCCAAATGCCCAAATCATTCCCGTCACTGTTGACGGAACAGGTGCCGTAGTAGGAAAGCAATTACTCCCGATCGGACTTGGAGCAAGAATTTTACTCCACATTCATGATCCGTTAAATCGAGAAGGGAAAAGCTCTGAGGAGATTGTCTCTGAAGCAGAGTCCACTATTCAGCAACGCCTAGAAATGTGGCGAAAGGCTTCTTGA
- a CDS encoding MBL fold metallo-hydrolase, which yields MTVTVTFLGAAGTVTGSKYLVQGKRAKILVDAGLFQGSRKWREKNWDTPPCDLSDIDAVLLTHAHIDHIGILPRFSHLGLHCPVFSTRATRDLARILLPDSARLQEEEAEWRNKKGKSRHHPALPLYTVTDSEKVLRSFKSVPVDKQVDIAPGVKAEWKRMGHILGACSITLEIDGKKITFSGDVGRYTIPILKDPEPVEFGDLLLIESTYGNRLHDHSQPQQAIERVVNETVKRDGVVVIPSFAVGRAQLLLYYIRELKDQGKIPDIPIIIDSPMAQSATEVYRQNIHDYDEEALELKREGSDPFAPSKLYFTKSQEESKQLNRIVEPMVIISASGMLSGGRILHHLKHRISSPNNTILFVGYQPPGGRGDWILRGESTLRIFGDEVDIRAEIESISGLSAHADRDELLRWCEAGKGLPGKVAVVHGEPDSAHDFAQTLKNTYKWQAEVPEYLQALEI from the coding sequence ATGACCGTTACGGTGACGTTTCTAGGAGCAGCAGGGACCGTTACAGGCTCCAAGTATCTTGTTCAGGGTAAGAGGGCGAAGATTCTTGTCGATGCGGGACTTTTTCAAGGAAGTCGAAAATGGAGGGAGAAGAATTGGGATACTCCACCGTGTGACCTCTCCGATATCGATGCGGTCCTTTTGACCCACGCGCACATTGATCACATTGGTATTCTGCCGAGATTTTCCCATCTTGGGCTTCACTGTCCGGTCTTTTCAACGCGGGCTACCCGCGACCTCGCCCGTATTCTGCTGCCTGACAGCGCTCGTTTACAAGAGGAAGAGGCTGAATGGAGGAATAAAAAAGGAAAAAGCCGCCATCATCCAGCATTGCCACTGTACACGGTTACTGATTCTGAAAAAGTGCTCCGCTCGTTTAAGTCGGTTCCTGTTGATAAGCAGGTTGATATTGCACCAGGGGTTAAGGCTGAGTGGAAAAGAATGGGGCATATCCTTGGGGCTTGCTCAATAACACTGGAGATCGATGGAAAGAAAATTACTTTCTCTGGTGACGTCGGGCGTTACACTATTCCAATCTTGAAAGATCCGGAGCCCGTCGAATTTGGGGACTTACTCCTTATTGAGTCAACCTATGGGAATAGACTTCATGATCATTCGCAGCCTCAACAAGCCATAGAACGTGTTGTAAATGAAACGGTGAAACGAGATGGCGTAGTGGTCATTCCCTCTTTCGCAGTGGGTCGTGCCCAATTACTCCTTTACTATATCCGTGAATTAAAAGATCAGGGAAAAATTCCAGATATTCCTATCATCATTGATAGTCCCATGGCACAAAGTGCAACCGAGGTCTATCGCCAGAATATTCATGACTACGATGAGGAAGCACTTGAATTAAAAAGGGAAGGGAGTGATCCATTTGCCCCGTCAAAGCTTTACTTCACCAAGAGCCAAGAGGAGTCAAAGCAGCTGAATCGTATTGTAGAACCCATGGTAATTATTTCTGCCTCGGGAATGCTCTCAGGTGGAAGGATTCTCCATCATTTGAAGCATCGAATCTCTTCCCCAAATAATACCATTCTGTTTGTTGGCTATCAGCCTCCTGGTGGACGAGGTGATTGGATTCTAAGAGGGGAGAGCACACTTCGCATTTTTGGCGACGAGGTTGATATACGGGCCGAGATAGAGTCAATCAGTGGGTTAAGCGCTCACGCGGACAGAGACGAGCTTCTAAGGTGGTGTGAAGCGGGTAAGGGATTGCCTGGAAAAGTGGCTGTGGTTCACGGAGAACCGGACTCGGCTCATGACTTTGCTCAAACCTTGAAAAATACCTATAAGTGGCAGGCCGAGGTGCCCGAATACCTTCAAGCACTCGAAATCTAG
- a CDS encoding phenylalanine 4-monooxygenase, whose protein sequence is MAETVDMTTNRAPFIEEARSGGQLFTEQPYHLYSEANHQAWRALYRRMLPQWEKYAHPKFLEGIQKVALDSERVPRLSDINNFLAPLSGFSARAVTGYVPFYLFFDSLRQRAFPTTITIRDKSQLDYLPEPDIFHDAAGHVPMHTDPKFADSLVKFGEVARTAVQYAQSLGDNEKSYKIVENIMKGMSRFFWFTVEFGLMRHEDELKVYGSGILSSYGEIEYAIESPEPQRHPFQIEWVINQYFEIDHYQPLYFVINSFDELFEHINSLEDYIKQGKLNNLSPGEPGVNEEDLRSFLEASV, encoded by the coding sequence ATGGCTGAAACAGTAGACATGACCACCAATCGGGCTCCCTTCATAGAAGAGGCGCGTTCTGGTGGGCAGCTTTTTACCGAGCAACCGTATCACTTATACAGCGAAGCAAATCACCAGGCATGGAGAGCTCTTTACCGCCGCATGCTACCCCAATGGGAGAAATATGCTCATCCGAAGTTCTTAGAAGGAATTCAAAAAGTTGCGCTTGATTCAGAACGAGTGCCTCGATTAAGTGACATTAACAATTTTCTTGCTCCGCTAAGCGGTTTTTCAGCTCGGGCAGTCACAGGGTATGTCCCCTTTTATCTTTTCTTCGACTCCCTTCGTCAGCGAGCATTTCCGACGACTATCACTATTCGAGATAAATCGCAGCTCGACTATTTACCAGAACCCGATATTTTTCATGATGCCGCAGGTCACGTGCCGATGCATACCGACCCCAAATTTGCCGATTCCTTAGTAAAATTTGGGGAAGTAGCAAGAACCGCGGTGCAATATGCTCAGTCGTTGGGCGATAATGAGAAGTCCTACAAAATTGTTGAAAATATCATGAAAGGGATGTCTCGCTTCTTTTGGTTTACCGTAGAATTTGGGCTAATGCGCCACGAAGATGAGCTGAAAGTATATGGTAGTGGAATTCTCAGTTCTTATGGCGAGATCGAGTACGCCATTGAGTCTCCTGAACCACAGAGACATCCATTTCAAATTGAGTGGGTCATTAATCAATATTTTGAAATTGATCACTATCAACCACTGTATTTCGTTATCAACTCCTTTGATGAGCTTTTTGAACACATCAACTCGCTTGAAGACTATATCAAGCAAGGAAAACTCAACAATCTGAGTCCTGGAGAACCAGGAGTGAATGAAGAAGATCTGCGCTCATTTCTTGAGGCAAGCGTTTAA
- a CDS encoding gamma-glutamyl-gamma-aminobutyrate hydrolase family protein — protein sequence MSTARVLVPLGTDNNDGNVGHGEVHFARKNYLERLFSEGLLPLLISPFTPLEDAYELLEESSGLFLMGGDDINASFYGEQNHEENKTVIAERDILELNLVRRALEKKIPVLGICRGAQVMAVACEGKLYQHLPDVSDNMVHAAPEGFSNYHNWISTVEHEISIDAGTYASHILSCSEDVSITINSAHHQAIKDPGALFRIVGRSRDGIPEVIEHIDSDYFCFGIQSHPEVEGRTALSPFFAEFASVCKKFKT from the coding sequence GTGAGTACAGCAAGAGTCTTGGTTCCATTAGGAACTGATAATAATGATGGGAACGTGGGTCATGGAGAGGTCCACTTCGCTAGGAAGAATTATCTGGAGCGTCTTTTTTCTGAGGGACTTCTTCCACTCCTCATCTCACCCTTTACGCCACTTGAGGATGCGTATGAGTTATTGGAGGAGTCGTCAGGATTATTTCTCATGGGGGGTGATGATATTAATGCTTCCTTTTATGGCGAGCAGAATCATGAAGAGAATAAGACGGTAATTGCTGAGCGGGACATTCTGGAGCTCAATCTCGTGCGAAGGGCATTAGAAAAAAAGATACCAGTTCTCGGAATTTGTCGTGGGGCTCAGGTAATGGCAGTAGCATGTGAAGGGAAGTTGTACCAACATCTTCCTGATGTCTCAGATAATATGGTTCACGCAGCTCCCGAGGGATTTTCGAATTATCACAACTGGATCTCAACAGTAGAGCATGAGATATCGATAGATGCAGGCACGTATGCCTCTCATATTTTGAGCTGCTCTGAGGACGTTTCAATTACTATTAACTCGGCTCATCATCAAGCAATAAAAGATCCAGGCGCACTTTTTCGAATTGTTGGACGGAGCAGGGATGGAATTCCAGAGGTAATCGAGCATATAGATTCAGATTACTTTTGTTTTGGTATTCAGAGTCATCCAGAGGTTGAGGGGAGAACAGCTTTGTCGCCATTTTTTGCTGAATTCGCGAGTGTCTGTAAAAAATTCAAGACTTAG
- a CDS encoding flagellin FliC: MTISLGNNLSALRSITSLTKSTRELSNSFEKLSSGLRINKASDDPAGLAMAEGLRADAMLAAVAVRNANDGISVVSIADAAMGEISSILGRMAELAEQSANGTYTTTQRSALASEFVALGSEIERIASTTAFNDMTLLSDSSSISIQVGFDNTGASVVQIDGVLATLDALGVGTPGGALSYSINGASDAFAQTAAAAALDAINTAISTLATNRGQIGAAEGRLSAAISYLEVARENYVAADSRIRDADIASEVAELVRQQVLQQSAAAILAQANQQPAVALSLLQ, encoded by the coding sequence ATGACGATAAGCCTCGGAAATAATCTATCAGCACTACGCTCAATAACAAGCCTTACGAAAAGCACACGCGAACTCTCTAATAGCTTTGAAAAGTTATCATCTGGTCTTCGCATAAATAAAGCATCGGATGATCCAGCAGGATTAGCGATGGCGGAGGGCCTGAGAGCAGATGCAATGTTAGCTGCAGTTGCAGTTCGTAACGCCAATGATGGAATATCAGTTGTTTCGATTGCAGATGCTGCCATGGGAGAAATTTCAAGTATTCTCGGACGAATGGCTGAACTCGCCGAACAGAGTGCAAACGGAACCTATACCACAACTCAACGCTCAGCATTAGCATCAGAGTTTGTTGCTCTTGGGTCTGAGATAGAGCGAATAGCCAGTACGACAGCATTCAATGATATGACACTTCTCTCGGATAGTAGTTCTATTAGTATTCAAGTCGGATTTGATAATACAGGGGCATCTGTGGTTCAGATTGACGGCGTTTTAGCTACTCTCGATGCACTGGGGGTTGGAACACCTGGAGGAGCCCTTAGCTACTCAATTAACGGCGCGAGCGATGCGTTTGCTCAAACTGCTGCAGCGGCAGCTCTTGATGCAATTAACACCGCAATTTCTACGCTAGCAACAAACCGTGGCCAGATCGGCGCCGCAGAGGGCAGGCTGTCCGCTGCGATATCGTACCTTGAAGTCGCGCGAGAAAATTATGTAGCTGCTGATTCACGTATTCGAGACGCTGACATTGCTTCAGAAGTGGCAGAGCTCGTTCGGCAACAAGTCTTACAGCAATCTGCCGCCGCAATACTAGCGCAAGCAAATCAACAACCGGCGGTTGCCCTGTCACTACTTCAGTAA
- a CDS encoding type II secretion system protein, whose protein sequence is MRRYCSLENIPKEAGFTLVEVVVALAIMGVVIAASTTSFITHLRANYTAELIFEGEQAAQSVIDDLRYEEVSSLPLNGTDSPRNITMNALREFQVYVTYCPEDTYCSSDTVRHLRVRADYRGERVYQTETVFTQLERGGVTSDESEGSLDESNLPTPTPAPTPSASTPPSDSSSNQTEGRGRKKKRCKYWGC, encoded by the coding sequence ATGAGGCGGTATTGCTCATTGGAAAATATTCCTAAAGAGGCTGGATTTACTCTTGTGGAGGTCGTAGTGGCGTTAGCCATTATGGGCGTAGTGATTGCAGCATCCACTACTAGCTTCATCACTCATCTCAGAGCAAATTACACAGCTGAGCTCATCTTTGAAGGAGAGCAAGCCGCTCAAAGCGTCATTGATGATCTCCGATATGAGGAAGTTTCGTCTCTTCCCCTTAATGGCACTGATTCCCCTCGGAATATTACAATGAATGCTCTCCGTGAGTTCCAAGTCTACGTTACATACTGCCCCGAGGATACGTATTGCTCGTCCGATACAGTGCGCCATCTTCGGGTAAGAGCAGACTATCGAGGCGAGAGAGTGTACCAGACAGAGACGGTTTTTACGCAGTTAGAGAGAGGGGGTGTGACATCAGATGAGAGTGAGGGAAGTCTCGATGAGTCGAATCTACCGACTCCGACTCCCGCGCCGACACCATCAGCCTCTACTCCTCCATCAGATTCTTCTTCGAATCAAACTGAAGGGAGAGGGAGGAAAAAGAAGCGGTGTAAGTACTGGGGATGTTGA